ctatacctctcgttcactaagttcatcttctgtggtttgtctcggaacacattagtatatttacttccggggtcacacatggccagggtcacaactctcttgccctgtctacaatctcgcatcacgtgacccaatccgttacaattgtaacatctcatctgggaaaagtctcttctatatgtaccagagtagctctgactctgcccactcgtattggagttcctcgggtcagacgtactactcgtactctgtggagctttattggactcttgattccctagaTAACGATTagcttctcgtttagctcctccatcctcactttcagacgaagtgcgcgacctactcttctgagttttagggtacttacttttatctgccgatttatcaaaattcttttcACCcccgactcttctgggtctttcataatttcttcctccccagactccactgggtctgctattgctgcatctcgcctcacctctcactctgttctcccttcgtGCCGTCTTAATTCTCTCTCGTTCTGCTTTAGCGGCCTCCATCTTTATCATAGCCAGTTCAGCCTTGGCCGTTTCCTGTTCGGCCTTGGCTCTCTCTTGTCCGACTTTAAGTTTTTCCTGTTCAGCTTTAGCTTTTTCCTGTTCGGCTTTAGCTTTCTCTTGCTCAGCTTTAGCTCGCTCCTGCTCGGCTTTGGCTTTCTCTTGCTCAAGCCGAGCCTGCCTCTCTTCACGTTGCAGCTGTACCTCATTGTCTCCTGGTTCCAACTTTGGTTCCACCTCGCGCCTCTCAAGGCTGCTTTCCCTGCTGCTACTTGAGTTTACATTAATTCCTTCGTCACTTGGCGCATCATCCGTTTCCTCTGAAATTTCTTCCAACCTATCGGGTACTTCATTCTGAGGCAGGGCTTCAGCTCCTCCTTGCTGGCACTGTGTTTCCTCTTGTTCACATTGGCGTTTCGCTTCCTTCTCTTCTTCTGCTTTTTGTTCCCTTAACCAAGTCCGCAGCGCCTCGCGTCCATCCTCTACCTTATCATGCCTACCCTTTAGGCCGAAATGGTCTTCCAACATCCTTATCTGCCTCCTAGTGCACATGTCTAGAATCTTCTCGTCACGAGTTTTGCAGAACATGCTTACTCTGTCTATCTGCATTATTGCCTTGATTTCCTTTCGTTTACTAGACGCCCTGTTTGATTTCAACCTAACACCATACATTTTACCGATCAACCAAAGTTGTTCCTGGgtacaattttgcaagatttcatCATCCCCTGTATCAATGTACTTCTGGGCTCTCGCAAGATCTTTCTCCGAACCTCTAAAATTCAGGACCGCTGTCAtcctgtcctgtgagtcttcccaagagagagagtaaacacctgcggtcacacagtttatctatttcagcaagggtgtacaaatccactcttggacagggtgtgggtgtgtcagttcactctcccggacaggcccccaatttattatagactgtgggttggttggtgttgtcgtcgttgatccttctcaacggacaacccaacccacaactcggtagagtgcttatactaggagatcacccttggcgcttctggctcttggagaggggctcaacgtcacacgtttaggggatgcggctccaacatttagcctcgttgtcacgtgcacacacccactcgagccgctgtgactccccactctctccttaggtgatatgatctcctcaatccccttttttgacttattagtattacctgttaccctgtccacggcagtggttcttggttctttctctctctctctccttccttactacctcctgggaagcctcactaggacaagggcaaacaccagcaaattgtgacacatttactggaccaagcacatacacaatacatacacacatataataataatgaatcctatactctataatatcacaatcaggttgcactccaacaccatcagaactctattatcagcttatcaagtggtatcctatctcctggttcaccacctgatactatcaacctcctcaagttgatcaagtctacatacactgttgcaccatcagcaagataacatatatatatagaaaatcagcatttgaatgcaataacatatacccgtataaatgttcattgatactccagtataaaaaaactccttgacgtaagaatgccaacagtcactcacctctcactgcgtcttgcacgctaatgacaaccaaacactatcaactacctataagtaatccaccagaacttcccttccacctctggaagttcactaccctaatatccttaggttcttccgggcttcactaccaggatcctctgcagctcctccaggctgctatcatgaagtttccccgagcaactacggtgcttcaccacctctacagaagcacgtgacactcctcttcactgctacttctcctcacagctcgaggtcctctgcttcactaccttgtagtctcatcaattacttcatctatgctggcttcgaagttctcagcaacttcttccccaaagaacaaacctgcaacccatcgacactccaataaaatgttcccctttaacacaaacaaaaaatattcacacaatatgtttgcctcaaacctctatctgttctctacatacagtgagagtggactcccccgttttgggcgggtccatactccacctcgcctggcggcggtcctcactcgctgggagggtcttcctccatccggagccgggctccctcagtcgtccgtcagagctcagaggggatggacgtcgctccgtgctcctccctcttcactctcctatttcaggccttctgccttattaaaacatgtctaacctataaataaacattgctactgtcgctgggcacacgaccaactacaaacaatcactatgaactggcgtatatcgtgcttaccacagattaactgatcgagggcgctttccctctgacggcgtctggtcacggcgcttacaccgcccacaataatgtctctggccggcttgatactctcttcttcgaccaggacttgagaccacaacgttcccagctcagttccacagctggcacgtctgcacacttctcttctcttagagatatatcactaggggttcccttctggcgggagctcaaatggagcgcggctttcccctgcgatgtctggcactcaagtgaggtcaaggtcctccggaagcgagcctcacgcctccagcaaaatgtccacatctcctcgccagtcatttatctgttttcttcttcattgcccataatctcaaactgttatacatatccaagcaactattttacatatgcgttatcacctcaatattcgctagaccttctaatcaggtcgggcttgatgaataactctcaaggagggagactcgtttctcctgtaggctgagatcataacacttaggtagggttggttaggttcggtcatatatctacgttaattttaacgcctcgtcagcttggtcgacgtcatacctatgtacttacaagtacataggtatgacgtacaagtacataggtatgacatacatacctatgtactttgttagtacataggtatgacgtcgaccaagctgacgaggcgattgacatgccatcttcaatctggtgcccctaggaatcacatgagacaagcccatgacattactctaacaagagaaatgttgaacaagaatacttgcataatagacaaaacccaagattcaagaagattacaaattcttgaggcaattcacataagaatagagcgacctaccatgaacacccaaatcacggaactatttactctacccaccatgagagtaaggacaagacaagaacatatcgatgccaacacagaagacaatgtccaacataacaggccaattacactggattaatctttgtgtttagataggagatgcctcgtatgggccaatacgccttctgcagcctctatgtttcacctcacatttatcccttatgtatccccccatgtttttcaccttcattgtattatcacctgacctaatgcgggtataaaatcaactagtattgtaagatctgttcacttgagaatgaaccatggaggttcgaaacgtcgtgcaaaatatacaaataagtgtaatacactctatagtaaatcacttcttttcttcaccttaaaagtacgaaaatgagttttggagaactcctatttcaattaagccctgatgctaagaaaatagttagagggatagaagccctaaaccagaaaataataaatacagaatatgcggtcatattcaatgaaacatgtttgaaagaaaacctgctgccagtatataccaatatatatatatatatatatatatatatatatatatatatatatatatatatatatatatatatatatatattattaaatatgaccgaaaaagtaagattaataattctaacacgaatttctcgatctttcttacgtttcttttcactgttgatggtaattcaaaaatcaattttatgatttttgattttgattaattcaatgatttttgaattaccatcaacagtgaaaagaaacgtaagaaagatcgagaaaattcgtgttagaattattaatcttactttttcggtcatatttaataatatatgtctacaggaaagactgctaccaaaatatacttataaatatatatatatatatatatatatatatatatatatatatatatatatatatatatatatatatatatatatatatatatatatatatatatatcatacctagtagccagaacgcacttctgagcctactatacaaggcccaatttgcctaataagccaagttttcatgaattaatgttttttcgactacctaacctacctaaccaaacctaacctaactttttccgctacctaacctaactatacctatacagataggttaggttaggttaggtagggttggttagattcggtcatatatctacgttaattttaactccaataaaaaaaattgacctcatactcaatgaaatgggtagctttatcatttcataaaaaaaaattagagaaaatatgttaattcaataaaacttggcttattaggcaaatcgggccttgcatagtaggctgagaagtgcgttctggctactaggtacgacatatatatatatatatatatatatatatatatatatatatatatatatatatatatatatatatatatatatatatatatatatatatatatatatatatatatatatatatagatatatatatatatagacgaatagattgatagatatatggatagatggTCAGATAGATGTATGTATAGATGAAAGAAATGATAGATTGATAGCTGAATGGATGTATAGATAGATAAGTAGATACATAggaagatggatagatagatggagagatcgatgaatggatagatgtactcacctagttgtagtttccaagttgtgcttgcatgggttgagctctggctctatgatcccgcctctcaattctcaatcaacaggtgtacagattctagggcttactgggctctatcatatcgacatttgaaactgtgtatggagtctgcctccgccacatcactgcctaatgcattccaaattAATGCTgccgaatgcattaggcagatgtATAGAGGGATggttggatagatggatagatggacaggTAAGCTaacagatagatggatggatagataattGGACAAATGGGAAACAGAGAGACTCGGGTTATGCCACATACCCCGTAGTTGATAAATCAATATAACAAAATTTGTCTATGGTATTTAGATCAATTGTTATTAGTTACAGTACATTAGTTACATTTGTACTGTCTTCATTCTTGTTTTCATTAATCTGGTGAGAATGATTAATCATTCTCACCAGAGCGTgctaaatacataaaaaaaaattcaactaAGCTGTACAAGCAAAAATAGTTCCTTACGCATTAAACAATTTGTAAATAATGATTTAGTTAATTAATTAGGAATTTTATATTATTCAGGGGGTGAAGGCGAGGCCTGCGACGACATGAGACTGCTGGACCTAAGCTGCCAGGAGGGCCTTGTCCTCCTCACGTTGTTGACTGTATGCTGGACAACACCCGCAGGTGAGTCACTTAGCTGCCAGGAGGCCCTTGTCCTTCTCACGTTGTTGACTATCTGCTGGACACCTGCAAGTGATCCCCGGTGGCTCCCTGACACCATCCCTGCCCAAGAAAGTTGGGTTTCTTGCAGCACTCGTCTGAACGTTCTGAAAGTTTTATGAGTTTCGATAGTTTGTGGTAGCATGTCACCACTTCCTCGGTGGtggcataaattaataaatgacacGGCTCCTTGCACTACTGTGAGGGATCCAGGTTCTAGTTCTGGGTCGAAGGTAGGCCAGAGAACTCCGCGATTGGAGGAACCTAGTAGATGGCACCTAAATCGGAGAGAGTAGCTTCAGAGATCCTTTAGGGATCATccagaaactggcgtttcattacattcaaagatgTTACATTCATTTCACAGCTAGACAATTTCATGAGAATTCATTCGCTGATGGTGTTCACTTCTCACAGGAATCTCCAGGTTATTttcctattataataataaatactaTAAACGTCTAATGCGAGGCTACTAAAGATTATTTTAATTTCTATTCTTTTATATTATTGAGTTTAGTGAGTAGGTTAACATTAAAATTATATAATCTAAATAAAAAACTGTTACACGTATCCTAGTTTGCATACACGTATGGGTACACGTAGGATACACGTACATACACATAGGATACACGTATCCtagtatattatataattatagttGTTTAGTGCCAACCTACAAAAGTAGgatttatacaataacaattTACAAATAAAGCTAGACATTGAACTAAATACTGTCCTACCTAGTGAAGTCAACATTATATTTCGATGTTCAGACCCTTAGAGGTGGGACAATAATTAGCACGAGTTGTGCTGAATATTATGCcgtgtttattatatgtatattaacattacttaaatttaattaatatatttatttctgttATGAACCATCACTCAAATTAACACACAAcagtaatttttactttattactTCTGACACGAAGGCTgccttgtactacaggtcactagtgagtcacacgggtcatgtaacgatggcagccttgtactacaggtcactagtgagtcacacgggtcatgtaacgatggcagccttgtactacaggtcactagagagtcacacgggtcatgtaacaatggcagccttgtactgcaggtcactagagagtcacacgggtcatgtaacaatggcagccttgtactgcaggtcactagagagtcacacgggtcatgtaacaatggcagccttgtactgcaggtcactagagagtcacacgggccatgtaacaatggcagccttgtactgcaggtcactagagagtcacacgggccatgtaacaatggtagtatgtactacaggtcactagagagtcacacgggccatgtaacaatggtagtatgtactacaggtcactagtgagtcacacgggtcatgtaacaatggtagtatgtactacaggtcactagtgagtcacacgggtcatgtaacaatggtagtatgtactacaggtcactagtgagtcacacgggtcatgtaacaatggtagtatgtactacaggtcactagtgagtcacacgggtcatgtaacaatggtagtatgtactacaggtcactagtgagtcacacgggtcatgtaacaatggtagtatgtactacaggtcactagtgagtcacacgggtcatgtaacaatggtagtatgtactacaggtcactagagagtcacacgggccatgtaacaatggtagtatgtactacaggtcactagagagtcacacgggccatgtaacaatggtagtatgtactacaggtcactagagagtcacacgggccatgtaacaatggtagtatgtactacaggtcactagtgagtcacacgggtcatgtaacaatggtagtatgtactacaggtcactagagagtcacacgggccatgtaacaatggtagtatgtactacaggtcactagagagtcacacgggtcatgtaacaatggtagtatgtactacaggtcactagagagtcacacgggccatgtaacaatggtagtatgtactacaggtcactagagagtcacacgggtcatgtaacaatggtagtatgtactacaggtcactagtgagtcacacgggccatgtaacaatggtagtatgtactacaggtcactagagagtcacacgggccatgtaacaatggtagtatgtactacaggtcactagagagtcacacgggccatgtaacaatggtagccttgtactacaggtcactagagagtcacacgggccatgtaacaatggtagtatgtactacaggtcactagagaGTCACATGGAtcatgtaacaatggtagtatgtactacaggtcactagagagtcacacgggccatgtaacaatggtagtatgtactacaggtcactagagagtcacacgggccatgtaacaatggtagtatgtactacaggtcactagtgagtcacacgggtcatgtaacaatggtagtatgtactacaggtcactagagagttacacgggccatgtaacaatggtagtatgtactacaggtcactagtgagtcacacgggccatgtaacaatggttgtatgtactacaggtcactagagagtcacacgggccatgtaacaatggtagtatgtactacaggtcactagagagtcacacgggccatgtaacaatggtagtatgtactacaggtcactagtgagtcacacgggccatgtaacaatggcagccttgtactacaggtcactagagagtcacacgggccagtaacaatggcagccttgtactgcaggtcactagtgagtcacacgggtcatgtaacaatggcagccttgtactacaggtcactagtgagtcacacgggccagtaacaatggtagtatgtactacaggtcactagtgagtcacacgggccatgtaacaatggtagtatgtactacaggtcactagtgagtcacacgggtcatgtaacaatggtagtatgtactacaggtcactagtgagtcacacgggccatgtaacaatggtagtatgtactacaggtcactagtgagtcacacgggccatgtaacaatggtagtatgtactacaggtcactagtgagtcacacgggtcatgtaacaatggtagtatgtactacaggtcactagtgagtcacacgggccatgtaacaatggtagtatgtactacaggtcactagtgagtcacacgggccatgtaacaatggtagtatgtactacaggtcactagtgagtcacacgggccatgtaacaatggtagccttgtactacaggtcactagtgagtcacacgggtcagTAACCCAACAACTCCTAAAGTGTGAGCCACTTGCTCACAGTTCATCTGTAACTCCCAGACTGTTTGAAAGCCACACGTAAGAGGAACAACAAAAACAATGTTACTGAAACAACAAGTAAACATATACAAAGTGTTTTTCAAAGTTTCAAAGCAAatagggggaccttcgacaagccgccggcttcctgtcctcgtcgaggctactAGTGTCAGTGGCCTTGAGGTAAATTAGAAGCCCCTCCcaatcgtcttggcctccggcgtGGCGTATGATGGGAAGCAAAACCCTTTGTCGTTTTACTTTGTTGACCGTGTGcagcctgttccgtggtgcccctcCTCCGTCTGGGCGGACGGGGGGCACTAGTAGTGGGGGGAAGACACAAGTCGtatccgttttgcttttttcagcGGACACGACTTGTGTCgcgtgtttttcgttaccccggtgaactAGTCAAGTCTTTTTTTTCAGCGGATACGACATGTGTGGCTTATGTTTCTGTTTCTTGGCTTgttgtatatttttatatttttatatttgtttttttttgttatttgttaTCCTTATGCTTTCCCTATGTGTTATGAtgtatgtttgttttgttttatgtgttatgatgtatgtttgttttgttttatgtgttatgatgtatgtttgttttgttttatgtgttatgatgtatgtttgttttgttttatgtgttatgatgtatgtttgttttgttttatgtgttatgatgtatgtttgttttgttttatgtgttatgatgtatgtttgttttgttttatgtgttatgatgtatgtttgttttgttttatgtgttATTATGTTTTGTGTATTGCTCGCCTATTTACGCTATTTTCTCTTGTGTTCTGTTGATGTTTGTTGTTTTtgtactgtgctgtcggtccttctggccggtgtttttttgttttgattattttgtttcttttgttctttttattgtatttattgccttatacttgcatgcttgcatgtaaaaaaaaaaattaagtggaAACCAGGACGCGTGGGAAGGTACATTCTCTCCCCAGTAAAACCTGTTGTTACTGTAGCTCCTACTAAGGAAGGTGCTGCATACAGTACAAGTTAATTTAAATATTGTTTGTTCTGCAGCGCAGAATATTCAGAATATCGATGTGTGAATTATCCAGACCATGCCAGCATAATTAATCGTTTTTAACAGTTGCAAAGATATACGAAGTGCTTGCGGGCTTACAAACCTTGCAAGTACGAGTCTCAACCAAACACATAGTaaactcaaaataacaataccatACAGCTTAGTGTGGCAGAGAGAAATAAACTCCTCAGTCACCCAAAGCTTAAACATCACGCTAGTCTGAGGTCACATCCCTTGCAGTAACTCTTTGCtctctgttgtttaggtactcccgtaTTCATTAGAGAACCCTCTCACGTAATCAAGCTTGTTTCTCCCACTTGTGCaagtctcttatggggtactgtgtcaaatgctttctTACCGTCCAAGAAAATGCCGACTGccaatccttctctttcttgcttacggCTTATGGTTTAATACATAAATTAAGCATTAATGAAATTAATGCTTAATTCCTCTGttaatgcttgtgtgtgtgtgtgaatgtaaaACTTCCAAACTGCTCTGGCTTTCCTCCAGCTTGGAAGTGAACACCAGGAACACAGATGAACTTCACGAGGCAGATAGTCTTAAAGCTTTCTTAGTCTTGAAGCTGGCAGAGATATCCCTCGGCAACCTGGagtgaccagggggggggggggggtcagcaccTCTTGGCCAGACCACTAGGACCTGGCCGGTGCTTCACACACCTGCAGTAGTTAGGGAAATTGGCTTCATCGTAttcgtgcgtgtgtgtatgtgtgtatggtacggcctcacttagccagtaaACGGTTTCTTTTAATTTCAAACTTTATATTGGGCTTTAATGCCTCTTCTTACTCGATACAACCGCGAGTCATAGATAAGTTATTTAGAACTCACAGTAATAGTCCAAAAGGATTAGGGGGGTAAACATTACTAAACAAAAACCATCACCTTGCGTACTTCTTAACTATATACACTTATAACATATGTACACAACATAACACGTCAGGTGTAACTTTCACACAGGAAACTACTAACGAACGTCTGCGATCTTCTAACCCAGCGAGTCCACTCCTATCTTCTATCATACAACACTCAAGGTACCCTCCGAGAGAATGTCTTCCCTGGTACTCACGCCAGCGAGTTCACCTTTCTCAGTAAATTATTGGCCAGTTTTCAAGAGTGTCTTCACGGTGCAAAGCACCACTTctactctccagcaacacgctggcaggtctctagcaacacgctggcaggtctcTAGCAAGAAGCTGGCAGGTCTCTAGCAAGAagctggcaggtctccagcaacacgctggcaggtctccagcaacacgctggcaggtctcTAGCAAGAagctggcaggtctccagcaacacgcgggcaggtttccagcaacacactggcaggggtctccagcaacacgctggcaggtctccagcaacacgcgggcaggtttccagcaacacactggcaggggtctccagcaacacgcgggcaggtttccagcaacacactggcaggggtctccagcaacacgcgggcaggtttccagcaacacactggcaggggtctccagcaacacgcgggcaggtttccagcaacacactggcaggggtctccagcaacacgcgggcaggtttccagcaacacactggcaggggtctccagcaacacgcgggcaggtttccagcaacacactggcaggggtctccagcaacacgcgggCAGGTCtgctgcaacacactggcaggtctccagcaacacccgggcagatctccagcaacactcttgcaggtctccagcaacactcttgcaggtctccagcaacacactgaattttctccagcaacatgctggcagcggtctccagcaacacgctggcaggtctccagcaacacgctgtctggggtctccagcaatacgctggcaggggtcaccagcaaaacgctgtcagaggtctccagcaacacactggaaggggtcaccagtaacaagctggcaggggtcaccagcaacaaactgtcagaggtctccagcaacacactggaaggggtcaccagcaaaacgctgtcagaggtctccagcaacacactggaaggggtcaccagtaacacgctggcagggggtcACCAGtatcacgctggcagaggtctccagcaacacactagctggCTTCCGCACATGCTTCAACTATAAGAAGCCTTAACAGACGGAAGTTAATTTTGTCTCGTAACTCAATTGGACTATCACGGGATGCATCGGTTCAATCACGAATACTAACCTGGGTATCACAGACATATCACAGTATACACTGACTCGACCCACTATTCCCACAGCAACACGTCTTGAGCTCAGGACTGTCCTGGGTGAACTGATTTTTGTCGACCAAGGGACACATCACTGAGGCATAAAAGATGAATAGAAAGAAGGAAACTATGCCGGTGTCAATATGATTACAGCTTTCCACCAGGGAACAAAAAATGGGGTCGGGTGTGCTCAACAAATGGTGATGTCTCACctcccctcctaaaaaaattgagGTCGGGTACCCTCAACAGATGGCGTCGTCATCATCACAGTGTGTACTcatcttgtatgtgtgtgtgtgtgtgtgtgttcacctagtagttcttgcaggtggttggggggggggggggggttgagctctgctatttcggcccacctctcaactgtcaatcaatcaactgttactaagatgtggataatttgctggagcttcacgcctccagcaaattatccacatctcataaccagtcatttatctattttcttattcactgcccatattcttaaactctgtgggaaccgacctgtgagatttatatttatttaatttatatgaatttatatagaatttatatttacgttaatttgtatacttcgatagcaatttgtatgatgttaagtggactgtatttctgcaataatctcacagatcgatcctctacacattagggggggtttatattgaatttatatatatgcagccaatcaaactacagtattaaactacatatattgttaaacattgaagaggttcctta
This window of the Procambarus clarkii isolate CNS0578487 chromosome 46, FALCON_Pclarkii_2.0, whole genome shotgun sequence genome carries:
- the LOC138350494 gene encoding caldesmon-like, which produces MTAVLNFRGSEKDLARAQKYIDTGDDEILQNCTQEQLWLIGKMYGVRLKSNRASSKRKEIKAIMQIDRVSMFCKTRDEKILDMCTRRQIRMLEDHFGLKGRHDKVEDGREALRTWLREQKAEEEKEAKRQCEQEETQCQQGGAEALPQNEVPDRLEEISEETDDAPSDEGINVNSSSSRESSLERREVEPKLEPGDNEVQLQREERQARLEQEKAKAEQERAKAEQEKAKAEQEKAKAEQEKLKVGQERAKAEQETAKAELAMIKMEAAKAERERIKTARRENRVRGEARCSNSRPSGVWGGRNYERPRRVGGEKNFDKSADKSKYPKTQKSRSRTSSESEDGGAKREANRYLGNQESNKAPQSDGKVMCEYIDKRRSVVFLLTPPCYFTCNTKPTP